The Opitutus sp. DNA window GGAGCAGTCATGGTATCGAATGCCAAACCCAACTCGGCCAGCAACTGACGGCGGCGAGGGGAAGCGGAGGCGAGGATGAGCACAGGCGGAGACATAGGGAGTTTGTGTTGGGCCGCGGGCGGCGGCGCAAGCGCGGCTTGTGGGCCAAGTAGCGCGGACTTCCCAGTCTGCTCCGCATCTGCCCAGCCAAAGCCATGAGGCAGACTGGATGTCTGCGCTACTTTTCGGCAAGCCGGCGATCCAGCCCACTCGGCTTAATCACGTAGACCCGGACCACGCGGCGATCGTAGGTTTCGCGTGTCACGTGTACCGCATCGTAGCGGCGGTTGCCCAAACCCGAGGAGATCCAATTATCGCCCTGGCGGGCGACGATTTGGTGCACGATGAATTCGCCCTGCCAGCGATAAACCACCAACTCCCCCTTTTGCAGATCGGCGTAAGGCGTTTTTTCGGTGGTGGCATAAGCCACGATCTGGCGCGGGTCGGGACTTGCGGGAATGTAGGGCCGCATACTGCCGGTTCCGAGCACAGCAATGCACTGCGGCCCGGCGAGTAAACGGGCCTCAAGTGGAGTCGTCACCTCGTAGCGGGGGGGCAGCGCCGACTTGGCGGCGAGCGATCCCCCGGAGGTATTGTCCATGCACAAACCGATGGCCAGAATCGCAAGAAAACGGAGTTTTTTCGTCACGGCCTCGAAGGGGTAAAGAGGGCAACGCGGAGGAAGGAGCGGCCTGAGGGGTGCGCAGGCCTCCAATCGCTAAGAACGAGCCGTTTTTAAGAAATAAAACGCCTCGGAACGGGTCCAAAAATCGGACGGGGGTAAGGGCCGCAACGTAGCCCGAAAACCGTGATTTCGAGAGGAGGTTTTCACCTCCAAATCACAGGGATAAGCAGCCCGCTTTTCCACACCTCCACGGGGTGACAACCAGGGACTAAAGTAGGTTGGCGCGAGATGGAAAAACGAACCCGTGGCGCAAACCCGGCTGAATTCCCGAGCCCACCCACCTTTGAATCAAAAACCCAGGCATTAATAATAAATAGAATTCCACGAATTCGAGTTTCTGGGGTTTAGCCGCAGGAAGTAGCGCAAACTTCCAGTCTGCTTTGACTCAATCCAGGCTAGGCAACAAGGAGCAGACTGGAAGTCTGCGCTACTTTTCGAGCCGTCACGATTCTGCTTCGACCGCGCTCCCTGCTCATAGCTCCAAGCTCGCGGCTCTCAGCTCCTTACCGCAGCGCGCTCCTTATAGCTCGTAGCTCCCAGCGGCGCGCTCCATAGCTCTGCCTCAAGCATGGACACTTTTATTTACGGCATCGATTTTGGCACCAGCAACTCAGCGGTCACGATTTGGAATGCCACCACGCGCACCCTTGTCCGCGATCCGCGGATAGCCGGAGTGGACGCTACCTTTTTGTACTTCCCCAAATCGAGCGGTCGCAATGGCCCGGTCTTGGGCAACGCCGCGAAATTGCGCTACGTCGAAGACGAAATGCGCGGGCGCTTTTTCCAGGCGATCAAGACCATCCTGCCCTTCGCATCCTTCACCGAGACGCTCATCGACAACCAGAGCTACACCATCGAGGACTTGATCGCGATTTTCCTCCAGCACCTCAAAAAACGCGCCGACGCCGTCACCGGCCAAGACGTGAAACGGGTGGTGCTGGGCCGTCCGGCCGTGTTTTCGGTCGAACCCGCCGAAGACGAAATGGCCGAGGAACGCCTGCGCCGGGCCGCCCAGTTGGCGGGGTTCACCGAGATCCATTTTCAGTACGAACCGATCGCCGCCGCCTTTGCCTACGAGTCGCGCATCACCAAACCCGAACGCGTGCTGGTGGGCGACTTCGGCGGCGGCACCTCGGACTTCACCGTGGTGCAACTCGACCCGGCGCGCCAAGGCCTGACCGACCGCATGGGCGACATTCTCGCCACCGGCGGCCTGCCGGTGGCCGGCAACAAATACGACGCCGCCACCATGTGGCACAAAGTCACCCCGCGTTTCGGCCGCGGTGCCACCTACGACAGCTGGGGCAAACAACTCGAAGTGCCCGACTCGCTCTACCGCACGATTTGCCAATGGGACCAGATCGTCTTCCTGCGCAATGCCAAGAAACTCGACCTGCTCTGGCGCTTGACCGGCCTGTCCAACGACCCGCCCGCCTTCGAGCGTTTCCAGGCCCTCATCACCGAAAACCAAGG harbors:
- a CDS encoding Hsp70 family protein, which gives rise to MDTFIYGIDFGTSNSAVTIWNATTRTLVRDPRIAGVDATFLYFPKSSGRNGPVLGNAAKLRYVEDEMRGRFFQAIKTILPFASFTETLIDNQSYTIEDLIAIFLQHLKKRADAVTGQDVKRVVLGRPAVFSVEPAEDEMAEERLRRAAQLAGFTEIHFQYEPIAAAFAYESRITKPERVLVGDFGGGTSDFTVVQLDPARQGLTDRMGDILATGGLPVAGNKYDAATMWHKVTPRFGRGATYDSWGKQLEVPDSLYRTICQWDQIVFLRNAKKLDLLWRLTGLSNDPPAFERFQALITENQGFALFQVIEAAKIALTTQVTAPIVFNHPRIPIDLRLTRSEFNKNSADLTAQITGYLDTFLAEAKLTPADIETVFLTGGTSLIRSLRAEFVTRFGEGKLRDGEEFTSVADGLALSAPLFFPELHR